Proteins encoded by one window of Vibrio panuliri:
- the rplL gene encoding 50S ribosomal protein L7/L12: MSITNEQILDAVAEMSVMQVVELIEAMEEKFGVTAAAAVVAGGAAAGEAAAEQTEFDVILTSAGGNKVAVIKAVRGATGLGLKEAKALVDGAPAPLKEGVDKAEADALKAQLEEAGATVEVK, from the coding sequence ATGTCTATTACTAACGAGCAAATCCTAGACGCAGTTGCAGAAATGTCTGTAATGCAAGTTGTTGAACTAATTGAAGCAATGGAAGAGAAATTCGGCGTAACTGCTGCTGCTGCTGTTGTTGCTGGCGGCGCTGCTGCAGGCGAAGCTGCTGCTGAGCAAACTGAATTCGACGTAATCCTAACTTCAGCTGGCGGTAACAAAGTTGCTGTAATCAAAGCTGTACGTGGCGCAACTGGCCTAGGTCTTAAAGAAGCTAAAGCTCTAGTAGACGGCGCTCCAGCACCTCTTAAAGAAGGTGTTGACAAAGCTGAAGCTGACGCACTTAAAGCTCAGCTAGAAGAAGCTGGTGCTACTGTTGAAGTTAAGTAA
- the rplJ gene encoding 50S ribosomal protein L10 has protein sequence MALNLLDKKAIVAEVNEAASGALSAVVADSRGVAVGAMTTLRKQARESGVYLRVVRNTLARRAVEGTQYECLTDTFTGPSLIAFSNEHPGAAARLFKDFAKENKDFEIKAAAFEGALTDAEVLATLPTYDEAIARLMMCMKEASAGKLVRTIAAIRDQKEEAAA, from the coding sequence ATGGCTTTAAACCTTCTAGACAAAAAAGCAATTGTTGCTGAAGTCAACGAAGCTGCCAGTGGTGCACTTTCTGCAGTTGTAGCTGACTCTCGTGGCGTTGCTGTTGGTGCAATGACTACTCTACGTAAACAAGCTCGTGAATCGGGCGTTTACCTACGAGTTGTTCGTAACACTCTAGCACGTCGCGCAGTTGAAGGTACACAGTACGAGTGTCTAACTGACACTTTCACTGGTCCTTCTCTAATCGCATTCTCTAACGAGCACCCAGGTGCTGCAGCGCGTCTTTTCAAAGACTTCGCTAAAGAGAACAAAGATTTCGAGATCAAAGCTGCTGCATTTGAAGGCGCTCTAACTGACGCTGAAGTACTAGCGACACTACCAACTTACGACGAAGCTATCGCACGCCTAATGATGTGCATGAAAGAAGCTTCTGCTGGCAAGCTGGTTCGTACTATCGCTGCTATCCGCGACCAAAAAGAAGAAGCAGCGGCATAA
- the rplA gene encoding 50S ribosomal protein L1 codes for MAKLTKRMRVIREKVDVTKEYEINEAVALLKELATAKFVESVDVAVNLGIDARKSDQNVRGATVLPHGTGRDIRVAVFTQGANAEAAKEAGADLVGMEDLAELVKKGEMNFDVVVASPDAMRVVGQLGTILGPRGLMPNPKVGTVTPNVAEAVKNAKAGQVRYRNDKNGIVHTTIGKVSFDAEQLKENLEALLVALKKAKPSSAKGTFLKKVSISTTMGAGVAVDQATLNTQA; via the coding sequence ATGGCAAAACTTACTAAGCGCATGCGCGTAATCCGCGAAAAAGTTGACGTAACTAAAGAATACGAAATCAACGAAGCTGTAGCTCTTCTAAAAGAACTAGCAACTGCTAAATTCGTTGAGTCTGTAGACGTTGCTGTTAACCTAGGTATCGACGCTCGTAAATCTGACCAAAACGTACGTGGTGCAACTGTACTACCACACGGTACTGGTCGTGATATCCGCGTTGCTGTATTCACTCAAGGTGCAAACGCTGAAGCTGCTAAAGAAGCTGGCGCTGACCTAGTGGGTATGGAAGATCTAGCTGAGCTAGTTAAGAAGGGCGAAATGAACTTCGACGTAGTTGTTGCTTCTCCAGATGCAATGCGCGTTGTTGGTCAACTAGGTACTATCCTAGGTCCTCGTGGTCTTATGCCAAACCCTAAAGTTGGTACTGTAACTCCTAACGTTGCTGAAGCGGTTAAGAACGCTAAAGCTGGTCAGGTTCGTTACCGTAACGACAAGAACGGTATCGTTCACACAACAATTGGTAAAGTGTCTTTCGACGCAGAACAATTGAAAGAGAACCTAGAAGCACTTCTAGTTGCTCTTAAGAAAGCTAAGCCATCTTCAGCGAAAGGTACTTTCCTGAAGAAAGTAAGCATCTCTACTACAATGGGTGCTGGCGTTGCAGTTGATCAGGCTACTCTGAACACTCAAGCTTAA
- the rplK gene encoding 50S ribosomal protein L11: MAKKVEAYIKLQVAAGMANPSPPVGPALGQHGVNIMEFCKAFNAKTESLEKGLPTPVVITVYNDRSFTFITKTPPAATLLLKAAGLKSGSGRPNTVKVGTVTEAQIQEIAETKAADMTGADIEAMKRSIAGTARSMGLVVEG; this comes from the coding sequence ATGGCTAAGAAAGTTGAAGCTTACATCAAGCTACAAGTTGCAGCTGGTATGGCGAACCCAAGTCCACCAGTTGGTCCTGCACTAGGTCAACACGGTGTTAACATCATGGAATTCTGTAAAGCGTTCAACGCAAAAACAGAATCTCTAGAGAAAGGTCTACCAACACCAGTTGTAATCACTGTTTACAACGACCGTTCTTTCACATTCATCACTAAGACTCCACCTGCTGCTACTCTTCTTCTGAAAGCTGCTGGTCTTAAGTCTGGTTCAGGCCGTCCAAACACTGTAAAAGTGGGTACTGTAACTGAAGCTCAAATCCAAGAAATCGCAGAAACTAAAGCTGCTGATATGACTGGTGCTGATATCGAAGCGATGAAACGCTCTATTGCGGGTACTGCTCGTTCAATGGGCCTAGTGGTAGAGGGTTAA
- the nusG gene encoding transcription termination/antitermination protein NusG produces MSEAPKKRWYVVQAFSGFEGRVAQSLREHIKMHAMEELFGEVLVPTEEVVEIRAGQRRKSERKFFPGYVLVQMIMNDESWHLVRSVPRVMGFIGGTSDRPAPITDKEADAILNRLEKASEAPRPRTMYEAGEVVRVTDGPFADFNGTVEEVDYEKSRMKVSVSIFGRATPVELEFGQVEKLD; encoded by the coding sequence ATGAGTGAAGCTCCTAAAAAACGCTGGTATGTAGTTCAAGCCTTTTCTGGATTTGAAGGTCGTGTAGCTCAGTCTCTACGTGAGCATATCAAAATGCATGCTATGGAAGAGCTATTCGGTGAAGTACTTGTCCCTACTGAAGAAGTAGTGGAAATCCGCGCTGGACAACGTCGTAAGTCAGAGCGTAAGTTCTTCCCAGGTTACGTCCTTGTTCAGATGATCATGAACGATGAATCATGGCACTTAGTGCGCAGTGTTCCGCGTGTCATGGGCTTCATTGGTGGTACCTCTGATCGTCCAGCTCCTATCACTGATAAGGAAGCTGACGCGATTCTTAACCGTCTTGAGAAAGCGAGTGAAGCTCCACGTCCACGTACTATGTACGAAGCGGGTGAAGTGGTACGCGTTACTGACGGTCCATTTGCTGACTTCAACGGTACTGTTGAAGAAGTGGATTACGAGAAGAGCCGCATGAAAGTGTCTGTATCGATCTTTGGTCGTGCAACACCAGTTGAGCTTGAATTTGGTCAAGTGGAAAAACTTGATTAA
- the secE gene encoding preprotein translocase subunit SecE, which translates to MKANNAETPESSNGADIFKWIITFVLLTAAVVGNYLYGDMSVVVRAAGVVVLIAAALGVAATTTKGKAAIAFAKESRMEVRKVVWPTRQETLQTTLIVLAVSIVMALALWGIDGIMVRLVALVTGV; encoded by the coding sequence ATGAAAGCAAATAATGCTGAAACTCCTGAAAGCTCAAATGGCGCAGATATCTTTAAGTGGATTATCACTTTTGTTCTGCTAACTGCCGCTGTTGTGGGTAATTACCTGTATGGTGATATGTCTGTAGTGGTTCGCGCTGCAGGTGTTGTTGTTCTTATTGCTGCTGCACTTGGTGTTGCTGCTACAACAACGAAAGGTAAAGCTGCGATCGCATTTGCGAAAGAATCTCGCATGGAAGTTCGTAAAGTGGTTTGGCCAACGCGTCAAGAAACTTTGCAAACCACACTGATCGTTCTAGCTGTAAGTATTGTAATGGCTCTAGCACTATGGGGTATCGACGGCATTATGGTTCGTTTGGTAGCTCTAGTAACTGGGGTATAG
- the tuf gene encoding elongation factor Tu, which yields MSKEKFERVKPHVNVGTIGHVDHGKTTLTAAICTTLAKVYGGAARDFASIDNAPEERERGITISTSHVEYDTPTRHYAHVDCPGHADYVKNMITGAAQMDGGILVVAATDGPMPQTREHILLGRQVGIPYIIVFMNKCDMVDDEELLELVEMEVRELLSEYDFPGDDLPVIQGSALGALNGEEQWEAKIVELAEALDTYIPEPERAIDMPFLMPIEDVFSIQGRGTVVTGRIERGILNVGDEVAIVGIKDTTTTTCTGVEMFRKLLDEGRAGENVGALLRGTKRDEVERGQVLAKPGSITPHTKFESEVYVLSKDEGGRHTPFFKGYRPQFYFRTTDVTGDISLPEGVEMVMPGDNIQMTVELIAPIAMDEGLRFAIREGGRTVGAGVVAKIFE from the coding sequence ATGTCTAAAGAAAAATTTGAACGTGTAAAACCGCACGTAAACGTTGGTACTATCGGCCACGTTGACCACGGTAAAACAACTCTAACTGCAGCTATCTGTACTACTCTTGCAAAAGTTTACGGCGGTGCTGCTCGTGACTTCGCATCTATCGATAACGCTCCAGAAGAGCGTGAGCGCGGTATCACAATCTCTACTTCACACGTAGAGTACGACACTCCAACTCGTCACTACGCACACGTAGACTGTCCAGGACACGCTGACTATGTTAAAAACATGATCACTGGTGCTGCACAGATGGACGGTGGTATCCTTGTAGTTGCTGCAACTGATGGTCCAATGCCACAAACTCGTGAGCACATCCTACTAGGCCGTCAGGTTGGTATCCCTTACATCATCGTATTCATGAACAAATGTGACATGGTTGATGATGAAGAGCTTCTAGAGCTAGTAGAAATGGAAGTTCGTGAACTTCTATCTGAATACGACTTCCCAGGTGATGACCTACCAGTTATCCAAGGTTCTGCACTAGGCGCACTAAACGGCGAAGAGCAGTGGGAAGCTAAGATCGTAGAACTAGCTGAAGCACTAGACACTTACATCCCAGAACCTGAGCGTGCAATCGATATGCCATTCCTAATGCCTATCGAAGACGTATTCTCAATCCAAGGTCGTGGTACAGTAGTAACTGGTCGTATCGAGCGCGGTATCCTAAACGTAGGTGACGAAGTAGCAATCGTTGGTATCAAAGATACTACAACTACTACTTGTACTGGTGTTGAGATGTTCCGTAAGCTTCTTGACGAAGGTCGTGCTGGTGAGAACGTTGGTGCACTTCTACGTGGTACTAAGCGTGATGAAGTTGAACGTGGTCAAGTACTAGCTAAGCCTGGTTCAATCACTCCACACACTAAGTTCGAATCAGAAGTATACGTACTGTCTAAAGATGAAGGTGGTCGTCACACTCCATTCTTCAAAGGCTACCGTCCACAGTTCTACTTCCGTACAACTGACGTAACTGGTGATATCTCTCTACCAGAAGGCGTAGAAATGGTAATGCCAGGCGACAACATCCAAATGACTGTTGAGCTAATCGCACCAATCGCAATGGACGAAGGTCTACGTTTTGCGATCCGTGAAGGTGGCCGTACAGTAGGTGCTGGTGTTGTTGCTAAGATCTTCGAATAA
- the coaA gene encoding type I pantothenate kinase: protein MTPYLSFDRQQWAELRNSVPMTLSEADLKELQGVNENLTMEESVEIYLPLARLLNLYIAARQSRNSVLQNFLGATNTAPPFIIGIAGSVAVGKSTTARLLKALLSRWPDHPKVELVTTDGFLYPKKVLDERGIMHRKGFPESYDIKRLVEFVSDIKAGKPNLQVPVYSHITYDITDEVKVVDRPDVLIIEGLNVLQSGMDYPQDPHRVFVSDFLDFTLYVDADTDTIQNWYIERFLKFRQGAFTKPGSYFSHYTQLSEDEAVAKARSIWRSINGINLEENILPTKGRAQLILKKGANHLVEEILLRK from the coding sequence ATGACGCCATACCTCTCTTTTGATCGGCAACAGTGGGCTGAGCTGCGCAACTCAGTGCCTATGACTTTGTCCGAAGCAGACTTGAAAGAGCTGCAAGGGGTCAATGAAAACCTAACCATGGAAGAGTCGGTAGAAATCTACTTACCCCTCGCGCGTTTGCTCAACCTTTATATCGCCGCACGACAGAGTCGTAATTCCGTGTTGCAAAACTTTTTGGGTGCCACCAACACGGCGCCGCCTTTTATTATCGGTATCGCTGGTAGTGTTGCGGTAGGCAAAAGTACCACCGCTCGCCTGTTAAAAGCTTTGCTATCTCGTTGGCCTGACCACCCGAAAGTCGAACTGGTGACGACCGATGGCTTCCTCTACCCTAAGAAAGTACTGGATGAGCGCGGAATAATGCACCGAAAAGGCTTCCCAGAGTCCTACGATATCAAACGCTTGGTTGAGTTTGTCTCCGACATAAAAGCTGGTAAACCAAACTTACAAGTGCCCGTCTACTCACACATCACTTATGACATCACAGATGAAGTGAAGGTTGTTGATCGCCCAGATGTTTTGATTATTGAAGGGTTAAACGTACTGCAAAGCGGGATGGATTACCCTCAGGATCCCCATCGGGTATTTGTTTCTGACTTTCTCGACTTTACTCTCTACGTCGATGCCGATACCGATACCATTCAAAATTGGTACATTGAACGCTTTTTGAAGTTCCGCCAAGGCGCCTTTACGAAACCTGGCTCTTACTTTAGTCACTATACACAATTGAGTGAAGATGAGGCGGTGGCGAAGGCTCGCTCAATTTGGCGCAGCATCAACGGTATAAACCTTGAGGAAAATATTCTGCCGACCAAAGGGCGCGCTCAACTGATTTTGAAAAAAGGTGCTAACCATTTGGTCGAGGAAATACTGTTACGTAAGTAA
- a CDS encoding DUF805 domain-containing protein encodes MSIKELLFSFQGRIGRKVYWTWNLFYYLMIFGFGIGINSLFPASAYLIFPVFLLFVLVPDLAITAKRWHDRGKSSWWLLLNIPVVVGRMTVPTADPGVPVDTTTLQMLTSLAALVCGVWILIECGFMKGQSGNNQYGPEPR; translated from the coding sequence ATGTCGATTAAAGAGTTACTGTTTTCCTTTCAGGGGCGTATAGGGCGGAAAGTTTACTGGACTTGGAACCTATTCTACTACTTGATGATTTTTGGTTTTGGTATCGGGATAAACAGCTTGTTCCCAGCCAGTGCCTACCTGATTTTTCCGGTGTTTTTGCTCTTTGTATTGGTACCGGATTTGGCGATAACGGCAAAACGTTGGCATGACCGTGGGAAGTCGAGCTGGTGGTTATTGCTTAATATTCCGGTGGTGGTTGGTCGTATGACTGTACCTACCGCGGATCCAGGCGTACCAGTGGACACCACGACCTTGCAGATGCTGACTTCATTGGCGGCATTGGTGTGTGGAGTGTGGATTCTGATCGAATGTGGCTTTATGAAAGGTCAGTCGGGCAACAATCAGTATGGCCCAGAGCCTCGTTAG
- a CDS encoding 5-carboxymethyl-2-hydroxymuconate Delta-isomerase produces the protein MPHLVMEYSNSVEERVNIQRLLEDLHQAAIQSGLFDAPSLKSRARRYHDWLIGDEADSVDFIHITFELLDGRSAEQKRELSRMLMAVLQQQAAHIYSLTVNIRDMDRECFQKVVN, from the coding sequence ATGCCACATTTAGTAATGGAGTATTCTAATTCCGTGGAAGAGCGCGTAAATATTCAACGCTTGTTGGAAGATCTACATCAAGCTGCCATACAATCAGGTTTGTTTGATGCGCCATCGCTTAAGTCACGTGCGCGTCGCTATCACGACTGGCTGATTGGTGATGAAGCTGATAGTGTAGATTTTATTCATATTACGTTTGAGTTGTTAGACGGACGCAGTGCCGAGCAAAAGCGCGAACTGTCGCGCATGTTAATGGCAGTGCTGCAGCAACAAGCAGCGCATATTTACAGTTTAACCGTCAACATACGTGATATGGATCGAGAGTGTTTTCAAAAAGTGGTCAATTAG
- the tpiA gene encoding triose-phosphate isomerase: MRRPVVMGNWKLNGSKAMVKELLTGLNAELEGVEGVDVAVAPPALYIDLAERVIAEGGNKIILGAQNTDLNNSGAFTGDMSPEMLKDFGATHIIIGHSERREYHEESDEFIAKKFAFLKENGLKPVFCIGESEAQNEAGETEAVCARQINAVIDAYGVEALNDAIIAYEPIWAIGTGKAATAEDAQRIHASIRALIAAKDAAVAEQVIIQYGGSVKPENAEAYFSQPDIDGALVGGASLDAKSFAAIAKAAAKAKA; the protein is encoded by the coding sequence ATGCGTCGTCCTGTAGTGATGGGTAACTGGAAACTTAATGGCAGCAAAGCAATGGTGAAAGAGCTGCTGACTGGTCTTAACGCTGAACTTGAAGGCGTTGAAGGTGTTGACGTGGCAGTCGCGCCACCAGCACTTTACATCGACCTAGCTGAGCGCGTAATCGCTGAAGGCGGTAACAAGATCATCCTTGGCGCACAAAACACTGACCTAAACAACAGCGGTGCGTTCACTGGCGATATGTCTCCAGAAATGCTGAAAGACTTTGGTGCTACTCACATCATCATCGGTCACTCAGAGCGTCGTGAGTACCACGAAGAATCTGACGAGTTCATCGCGAAGAAATTCGCTTTCCTAAAAGAGAACGGTCTAAAACCTGTTTTCTGTATCGGTGAATCTGAAGCGCAAAACGAAGCAGGCGAAACTGAAGCAGTTTGTGCACGTCAAATCAACGCAGTTATCGACGCGTACGGTGTTGAAGCACTAAACGATGCAATCATCGCATACGAGCCAATCTGGGCTATCGGTACTGGTAAAGCAGCAACAGCTGAAGATGCACAACGCATCCACGCTTCTATCCGCGCACTAATCGCAGCGAAAGATGCAGCAGTTGCAGAACAAGTAATCATCCAATACGGCGGCAGCGTTAAACCAGAAAACGCAGAAGCTTACTTCTCACAACCAGACATCGACGGTGCTCTAGTTGGTGGTGCTTCTCTAGACGCTAAGAGCTTTGCGGCTATCGCTAAAGCGGCAGCTAAAGCGAAAGCTTAA
- a CDS encoding MATE family efflux transporter, with product MHDKHGLLTGSIPKVLRQMTIPMTMGMIAILMFNLVDTFFISLLGTQALAAVSYTFPVTFTVNCITMGIGIGLSTNIGRLLGQRQAQDAARFTSHGLLLAIMLVTLASTLGLLTIEPLFLALGAEAALIPLIKQYMVIWYFSIPLLVIPMAGNSAIRATGDTKTPAKIMMLAGLINGVLDPLLIFGYGPFPELGIQGAAIASAVSWFGALIGSLYVLIKREKLLAWPNFAFVIEDCKMILKIGTPAGLSNAMSPLSGALLMMILSTHGTSVVAAYGAAQRIESILILVLMSLTSALTPFMAQNFGADNPERSFAGLFLSMRFAIAFQLVIFIMMVPLSIPLSAMFSQEQAVQNQLWHYLIVVPFSYGFQGIMMMLVSGLNALHQPIKAFQWSAMRLFLFTLPLAWLGGMIYSVEGVLFGIAAGNILGGTLSYLYALRLRQQYRQLSV from the coding sequence ATGCACGACAAACACGGCCTACTGACCGGCTCTATTCCTAAAGTGCTACGCCAAATGACCATCCCTATGACGATGGGTATGATCGCTATCTTAATGTTTAACTTGGTCGATACCTTTTTTATCTCCCTATTGGGTACCCAAGCCCTAGCTGCCGTCAGTTATACCTTCCCAGTCACCTTTACCGTAAACTGCATCACCATGGGAATTGGTATTGGATTATCAACCAATATCGGTCGCCTACTTGGGCAACGCCAAGCTCAAGATGCTGCGCGCTTTACTAGCCATGGCTTACTGCTCGCTATTATGCTCGTCACACTAGCATCTACACTGGGCTTATTGACCATTGAGCCACTATTCCTCGCCCTTGGCGCAGAAGCGGCACTGATCCCTTTGATCAAACAGTATATGGTGATTTGGTACTTCTCGATTCCATTGTTGGTCATACCAATGGCAGGCAACAGCGCGATTCGTGCCACTGGCGATACCAAAACCCCGGCCAAGATCATGATGCTCGCTGGTCTGATTAATGGTGTGCTCGACCCGTTATTGATCTTCGGTTACGGTCCATTCCCTGAATTAGGCATCCAAGGCGCAGCGATAGCCAGCGCCGTCAGTTGGTTCGGCGCATTAATCGGTTCACTTTACGTGCTGATAAAACGCGAAAAATTATTGGCTTGGCCAAATTTCGCCTTTGTCATCGAAGATTGCAAAATGATCCTCAAAATTGGCACCCCAGCAGGGCTATCCAATGCAATGTCTCCCCTCTCGGGAGCGCTACTGATGATGATTCTCTCAACACACGGCACCTCTGTGGTCGCCGCTTATGGCGCCGCGCAGCGCATTGAGTCTATCCTTATCTTAGTTTTAATGTCACTCACCTCAGCGCTTACGCCATTTATGGCGCAAAATTTTGGTGCCGATAACCCAGAGCGCAGCTTCGCGGGTTTGTTTTTAAGCATGCGCTTTGCTATCGCATTCCAATTAGTGATCTTTATTATGATGGTACCACTGAGCATTCCGCTTTCAGCAATGTTCTCCCAAGAGCAAGCCGTGCAAAACCAATTGTGGCATTACCTAATCGTGGTGCCTTTTAGTTATGGTTTTCAGGGGATTATGATGATGTTGGTCTCTGGACTAAATGCCTTGCATCAACCCATCAAAGCCTTTCAGTGGAGTGCAATGCGATTGTTCCTGTTCACGCTACCTTTAGCTTGGCTTGGTGGGATGATCTATAGCGTTGAAGGGGTGCTCTTTGGTATTGCGGCGGGAAATATTCTCGGCGGCACTTTAAGCTACTTATACGCACTTCGATTACGTCAGCAATATCGTCAGCTTTCAGTGTAG
- the rraA gene encoding ribonuclease E activity regulator RraA, whose protein sequence is MEYNTSALCDIYLDQVDVVEPMFSNFGGSASFAGQITTVKCFEDNGIIREILEQDGVGRVLLIDGGGSLRRALVDAEIAALAEENEWEGIVVYGCVREVDELEDMSIGIQALASIPVGATGRGEGEVDIPVNFGGVTFIPEDYLYADNTGVILSQEPLNIDLDLDDDEVEDI, encoded by the coding sequence ATGGAATACAATACTTCAGCATTATGCGATATCTACTTAGACCAAGTTGATGTGGTGGAGCCAATGTTTAGTAACTTTGGTGGCAGCGCCTCGTTTGCGGGTCAAATCACGACAGTAAAATGTTTTGAGGATAACGGCATTATCCGCGAAATTCTTGAGCAAGATGGCGTAGGTCGAGTATTACTCATTGATGGTGGTGGCTCGCTTCGTCGCGCCTTAGTTGATGCTGAAATAGCAGCGTTGGCTGAAGAGAATGAATGGGAAGGCATCGTAGTCTATGGTTGTGTCCGTGAGGTCGATGAACTTGAAGACATGAGCATCGGTATTCAAGCTTTAGCATCCATTCCCGTTGGTGCAACAGGGCGAGGAGAGGGGGAAGTCGATATCCCAGTCAACTTTGGCGGCGTTACCTTTATCCCAGAAGACTATCTCTACGCAGACAATACTGGTGTCATTCTTTCCCAAGAGCCACTCAATATCGACCTTGATTTAGATGACGATGAAGTCGAAGATATTTAA
- a CDS encoding 1,4-dihydroxy-2-naphthoate polyprenyltransferase: protein MKQTLQIWLDAARPKTLPLALVSILTGSVLAFSSHHFSLSVAVLAFITATLLQILSNLANDYGDAVKGTDNEARLGPTRAIQSGAVTPKTMKQAIIVNVILTMVAGLVLVLHALNSWESILAFMGLGLLAIGAAIAYTVGNKPYGYVGLGDISVFTFFGLLGVAGTYFLHTGIVDLSLILPAIGCGLLAVAVLNINNMRDIENDERCGKRTVAVRLGQKRAKQYHFILLAGAVAAFIAYLLLQPSPIWVMLPFLLSLMVTFKHGRAVWLAEQPAQIAPMMPVVVKCSLVTNLLFAGVVIAQTLVS from the coding sequence ATGAAACAGACGCTGCAAATTTGGCTTGATGCCGCTCGCCCTAAAACCTTGCCGTTGGCGCTAGTCTCTATTTTGACTGGTAGTGTTTTGGCGTTCTCGAGCCACCATTTTTCTCTATCGGTTGCGGTATTGGCATTTATTACTGCGACACTACTACAGATCTTATCGAATCTGGCGAATGATTATGGAGATGCAGTCAAAGGAACCGACAACGAAGCTCGCTTAGGTCCGACAAGGGCAATTCAATCTGGTGCTGTGACACCAAAGACAATGAAACAAGCCATTATCGTGAACGTTATATTGACGATGGTGGCGGGTTTAGTGCTGGTGCTACACGCACTGAACAGCTGGGAAAGCATACTGGCCTTTATGGGCTTAGGTCTACTCGCAATTGGCGCTGCTATTGCTTATACCGTGGGTAACAAACCGTATGGCTATGTAGGACTCGGTGATATTTCCGTGTTTACTTTCTTCGGTTTGTTAGGGGTCGCAGGGACTTATTTCCTTCACACAGGTATTGTTGATCTCTCGCTTATTCTGCCAGCAATAGGGTGTGGCTTACTCGCTGTTGCGGTACTGAATATCAATAACATGCGTGATATTGAGAACGATGAACGTTGTGGAAAGCGAACGGTAGCGGTTCGTTTGGGACAAAAGCGCGCTAAGCAATATCACTTTATCTTGCTGGCGGGGGCTGTTGCAGCATTTATTGCCTATCTACTGCTACAACCTTCACCAATTTGGGTAATGTTGCCGTTTTTATTGAGCTTAATGGTGACGTTTAAGCATGGGCGAGCTGTATGGCTCGCAGAGCAACCTGCGCAGATTGCACCTATGATGCCTGTTGTGGTTAAGTGCTCTCTGGTAACCAACTTGTTGTTTGCAGGAGTGGTTATAGCTCAAACTCTGGTGAGTTAA
- the efp gene encoding elongation factor P has protein sequence MATVSTNEFKGGLKIMLDNEPCVILENEYVKPGKGQAFNRVKIRKLLSGKVLEKTFKSGDTVEVADVMDIDLDYLYSDGEFYHFMNNETFEQIAADMKAVGENAKWLVENNTCMLTLWNGNPIAVTPPNFVELEVVETDPGLKGDTQGTGGKPATLSTGAVVRVPLFIAIGEVIKVDTRTAEYVSRVK, from the coding sequence ATGGCTACTGTTAGCACGAATGAATTCAAAGGCGGTCTTAAAATTATGCTTGATAACGAGCCTTGTGTCATTCTCGAAAATGAGTATGTAAAACCAGGTAAAGGTCAAGCATTCAACCGCGTTAAAATCCGTAAGCTGCTTTCAGGTAAAGTTCTAGAGAAAACATTCAAGTCTGGCGACACTGTTGAAGTGGCTGACGTAATGGATATCGATCTAGATTACCTATACAGCGATGGCGAATTCTACCACTTTATGAACAACGAAACGTTTGAGCAAATTGCTGCAGATATGAAAGCAGTAGGCGAAAACGCTAAATGGTTGGTAGAAAACAACACTTGTATGCTAACACTTTGGAACGGTAACCCAATCGCAGTTACACCACCAAACTTCGTTGAACTAGAAGTTGTTGAGACAGATCCAGGTCTAAAAGGTGATACCCAAGGTACAGGTGGTAAGCCAGCAACACTATCAACTGGTGCAGTAGTTCGCGTACCACTATTCATTGCAATTGGCGAAGTGATCAAAGTTGACACTCGTACAGCTGAATACGTAAGCCGCGTAAAATAA